A segment of the Capnocytophaga sp. ARDL2 genome:
CTGTTAAATTTAAACTCACCAATTCTAAATCACTCATTTTTGGCTTTCTCCTTTGATAAGGTAAAAGTTGATGAGGAAAAAAATCTTCTAAAACTTCTAAAATTCTTTCGTATATTTGCTCTAAGTTGTTCATTTTTTATTTGTTTTAGCGAACTAAATATACTGAATTTCAGTTAAATGAACAACTTTTTTTATTTTATTTCATAATGCACAACAGGTTTGTTTCAATATTTTGGTATTTATGGCATTTGACCTTTTTGGGAGGAACTTCTTTACAAAATGAACTAATTATTTTTGGAATTCTGTTTTTAAGTAGTATAGGTATTGGAGTAATTGCGGACAGAACAAAGTCTATTCTTTTTGTAGCATGTTTTCATATGATTGGTAATATATTAGCATTTTCTTCAAAATTGTCTATTCATTTAGAAAAAAGCACCCGAATTTTGACTGTTGCTATTTCTCTTGTAGTTTGGCTGATAGTTTTCTTTATAATTAGAAGAAAAAAAGGAGTCATCGTCAACAGCACATTTTCATTAACTAAATGTAAAAAGGATAACATTTAGCATATAATTTTTTTTCATTTTCTCACATACATTTTCGCTGTTATCAGCGAAGAGTTTATATTCTACAATAGAAACATCGGTCTTTTGTATCGTAATTTTCTTAAAAACTAAACGGTTAATTTGTGTTTTTTAGCAGAACTCATCTCGACTTTTTTTGTTTAAATTTTCTGAGTCCTAATACGATAAAAGCAAAGTAATTAAAACCTATCCAGCTACTTACGGTAGTATCAAAACGATTTAAAACCGAACGAAAACTATCCATCCAAGCGTTGCTTCTTTCAATGGCGTAACGCTCTTTATAGAGTTTTTTATCGAAATAATGTTCCGTTTCAGAAGCGGATTTTTGGTTTCTTTTGTTTTCACAAATATTGGCTATGATACCTTCTGAAGCGGTTATTTTCCGAAGATTTTCACTGTCAAAACCTGCATCAAAATTCACAAATAAACCCTCTGTGGAGATTTCAGCCTTTTTCAAAATAGATGTAATTTCTTGAAAATGAGTCTCTATATTATACAAATCGTGATGTTCGCCAGATATAGGCTGAGACATTGCCAATATCAAACCTTGCCTATCGGATAGGTACAAACTGTTGGTCGTTTTTGCTTTTTTACGAGCTTGATATCCTACTTGTTCGCCTCCTTTTTTTGCTGGTGTTTGGCTACCGTGAAAGTCGCAACTTGAACAATCTATTTTCGATTTGTTTTTCTTCAAAATTTCTACCCAACAAACCTCCCAAGCACCTTCCTTGCACCATTTTCGGTAATGCCCAAACACGGTTTTATAGCTCGAAACTACCTCTGAAAATAATTGTTCCATCGGTAAAAAAGCCCATTGAATACCTGTTTTCAATTTATACAAAATACAGTTAATTATCTCATTAATAGTCGATCTTGGCTTAAACCCTCTTTTCCTTTTAGGTAAATGTGGGATAATTTCTTCTACTATCGTAACTTTGTCCAGTACTACAAACAAGGTCTTAGGTTTTTATGTTTTCCACCACAAAAATCATAATTCCTTGTTTGTTTTCAAAAAGTCAAGATAAGTTCAATATATTAATTTAATTCATAAAAGAAAATTTTATGAATATTAAACAGTTTAAATTTTTCTTTGTGTTCGTAAAGAGAAGAAAAATTTTGTTTCATTTAAGATATGCAGACTTGGAAAACCATTTGGGAGCAAGATGCAACACTGAATCGTGCCTATCAGTACGATTTTGAAGTGTATGGCGAAAAATCACAAAACGGTAGTGAGTCCGAGGTGGAGATTTTTATCAGCGTAAAATAAACACCTACATCACACTTATTAAATGCCTTTATAGCCAGTGTATCATAAAAAAAACCGCACATATATTGAGAAGGCAAATTTAAATTTGTAAAAAGTACCTCCTCATATAAAATATATAAATTGTTTAATTTTTAAAAAGAAGATAGTATGACACACGAAATACAAAACCGAAAGGGAGCAACAAAACTTGAGAATATTCCACAACAAGTGTTGGAATTATTAAACGCAGGTAAAATTGTAAGTGTAAATCTGACCGAGTGGCTTGCCGTTAATCACATTACTTTGGTGGCTTCCACATTTTCTGAAATGGGAATTTCAGATGCATATATTTCTGAAATTCAAAATGTAATAAAAAATCAAAAAAAGCCATCAACGATGAATACCATCAAGTTGATTGGAGCATTTCTTTATGAAAAATACGCTCAATCAACGGATTATTTAGCCGTTTTTGAGAAATTATCCACGCATTTGTCTGATTCGGTGCGTTGTTATGCTACCTATTTTATGGCTCTAAATACCGATTTTTCACTCGAAAAAAAACTCGGTTTGTTACAGCCGTTGGTGGCAGACAAACATTTTGGGGTGCGTGAAGTAGTTTGGATGGCACTCAGACCTGAATTGAGCGAAAATTTGGCATTTTCAATTGATTTTCTATCGGTTTGGGCGGAAAATGAAGATGAAAATATCCGTCGTTTTTGTTCGGAGGCTTTGCGTCCGCGTGGTGTGTGGTGTTCGCATATCGAGACCTTGAAAAATTCACCTGAATTGGCTTTACCTATTTTGGAAAAATTAAAATCGGATTCGGCTAAATATGTACAAGATAGCGTAGGCAATTGGCTGAATGATGCGAGTAAATCTCGTCCCGACTTTGTACAAGAATTGTGTAAGCGTTGGGAAAAAGAAAGCCCTACAAAATCAACAGAGTACATCATTAAAAAAGCTCTAAGAACCATTTTAAAGTAGTGAAATACTGTAAGGCTCAAATATTTTTATCCCAACTACGGACGAGACACATTTCGTCCCTACAATCACCGCAATGGTATATCAAAAAATAATATGAAAGAAATGGACAAAGACTTACAGCAAATGACCCGAGAGCAACTCATCTTGGAGGTCGAAAAACTACGCAATGCCATTCGTAAGCACCGTGATTGTAGCGGACACGATTTGTGTTGGTTTCACCCTGATTTATGGAATTTACTACCCGAAAAATATGAGGTGGATATCTGTGTTCCGCAATGGGATAAGTTTATGCAAGGGTGTATCCAGTACCGAAAATCATTAGACGAACAATTGCCTAATGCCCCCAGAACAACGATTGATTTTGAAGAGACTAAAATAATGGAAACAAACAAAATGCCCCACAGCACCGACATAGAAAACATCTTAAAAGAAACCCCCGAGGCATATGCCGTGTTTCAAAAACTGAGTCCGTCTCACAAAAACGAGTATATCCAATGGATAAATGAAGCCAAAAAGCAAGAAACCAAAGAAAGGCGTTTGGAGAAAATGATAATTATGTTACTAAACAAAAAGGAAAACCAATGAAAAAACTCATCGTTATTTCGGATTTATGGGGTGTAAAACAATCACAATGGTGGCAATATTACACCGAAACCTTATCCAAACATTTTGAGGTTATCTTTTATGACGCTTGTCAGTTAGGGCAGATAGATGTAAGTCAATATACCGAGGTGGCACTGCATCAGCAATTTATGGACGGTGGCGTTCTACAATCTGTACAAAACTTAACCCACAAAGAAAAAGAAACCTTCGCCATACTAGGTTTTAGCATAGGTGGCTATATTGCTTGGAGAGCCTTACACAGCGGATTAAAAGCCCAACATTTGGTAGCCGTATCTTCCACCCGATTGCGGTATGAAACAATACCTCCAAAAGCTCAGCTTCACCTATTTTATGGTAAAGAAGACCATCATCTGCCCAGTACTGCGTGGTATGATACAATGAAAACATCGCCATACCTGTTTGATGAGGCGTATCACAACTTTTACCAAAAAGAACATATCGCACAGCAAATCTGTGAGTATATCCAAAATAAGATGCTATAAGCCCTGATAATTCAAAGATATAAAAATGAAAATCAATGCCGTATAATGTTTAAAAATATTATCTTTGTTAGCCATAGGACATACAAGGTATTCCTTAATAAATGTATCATTTCTAAAAATTTTCAATTATGAGCATCAAGTACAAAGTTATCGAGAAAGGGCAACCGGGCGTTGCCGGAGGCGGAACCAAAAAGTTTTATGCCAATGTAGTAACCGAAGGAGAGCTATCGGTAGATGATTTGGTAAAGCAAATCGAGAAATTTTCCGCTCTTAGTGAGGCGGACATTCGCGGGGTGATTATCGCTTTGGAAAATGTAATTCAGCAAGGATTAGCCGATAGCAAAATCATTCGTTTGGAAAAACTCGGCAGTCTATACCCTACGCTCAGCAGTAATGGAGTAGCTACCGAAAAGGAGTTTACGGCTAACCAGATAAAATCCGTTAGTGTGAATTATCGCCCAGGTACCCGCATTGTAGAAGCAATGAAAGCAGCAGGTTTCGAGAAGAAAAAATAGTTTTCATAAAAACCAGCAGCAGTATTTCTAAAAACCAAGCGTGGTTTCACCTAAAACCACACTTGGTTTCACTCAAAACCTGCGGTGCTTTTGCCCAAAACCTGCGGTGGTTTTTTCCGTAGAGATAGGAGGTTTCCTGTCCTTAGATTAAATATATTACCTAAATTTCAAGAAAATGAAATATTTTTATTTAGCATTATCAATTATTCTAGAAGTTACAGGCTCTGCCTTTTTGAATAAATCGGAAGGGTTTTCTAAACTTGTGCCATCATTGGTTACAATAATAGCTTTTGGAGCGTGTTTTTTCTTCTTTTCTCAATCTCTCAAAGAAATTCCTTTGGGAATAGCCTATGCCATTTGGGCAGGTTCAGGATTGGTGCTTACTGCATTGGTTTCAGTATTTATTTTTAAGCAAAGTTTAGATTTGGCAGGGATTATAGGTATCGCATTTATTTTGGTGGGGGTAATTATTCTGAATGTATTTTCAAAATCATCAGGACATTGAGTAGAGACAGGAAAACATCGTCTCCACACAAAGAAATCTTGGTAGGAGCAAATCACCATTTATCTAAAACTTATGAACCATAAAAGTAAGGGTAAAACATTTTTTACCCCTCAATGTGAGGGCAAAACATTTTTTACCCCAACGAAACTCTGGCTGTATTTTATCATCACAATGTCGGTGTACTTACTGATGGTTTTTATCACCATCCCCACACTGAATCGCCTTGCCAACGGACTGGAAATCATTGATGTCCTCCCCTTTTACGATAGCGAATATGTGGTGCGTCTTTTAGAATATTTAGAAAGTGAGGGCAGACATTACTATCTGTACAAGCAATTGCCTGTGGATATGCTGTATCCGCTATTGTATGCCTTTACTTACAGACAAATATTAAAGCATTTCATTGATAAATTAGATTTTAAAAGAGTAAGATGGGTGGTATTTTTACCCATTGTGGCGGCAGTGTTTGACTACTTGGAAAATATCGGCATCGGCATATCGCTTTACCGCTTTCCGTCACTTTCGGATACCGTTTTATCGGTATTGCCTTTTTTCAGTTTGCTAAAAAATCTCTTTGTAGTGCTGTATCTGTTGGCGTTTTTCGGATTGGGAATTATGGTTTTGGTAAAGAAAATAAAATCTTGATTGCGTCGCCTTTGGTCTTAATCGCACAGTTTATCAACCATTATAAACAAAAGAAGTAAAAAATGTTACAGTTAAAAATTCCTCCAGTTATCGTTCTTGCTGTTTTTGCGAGTATGATTGTCGCCATTCCGTATATTTTTCCATTCGATGCCTTTCAGTCGATGGGTTTATGCATCTTTTTTATTGTGCTAGGTGCAATGATTGCATTATCAGGCGTTTTGGAGTTTAGAAAATTAAGCACCACCGTCAATCCTACCACGCCCGAAAAGAGTAGTCGTATTGTGGATACGGGTATTTATCGGTTCAGCCGAAATCCGATGTATTTGGGAATGGCGACGGTGCTTGTAGGCTTAGTGTTTGGTTTTGGCAATTATTTTTCGTGGTTGGCTGTTGTGGGATTTGTGGTGTATATTACACAATTTCAGATACTCCCAGAAGAGAGGGTTTTAAAACAAATTTTTGGCAAACCTTACGAAGAATATCTGACGAAAGTTCGCCGTTGGTTATAATTTTATTTAGATAATAAAACTTCAACAAATGTGTTAGAATTATATAACTTTGTCCATTAGTAAAGAATTTAACAATGAAACTATCAAACAACACTATTTTAATTACGGGCGGTTCATCAGGTATTGGTTGGGCATTAGCAGAGCGTTTTTATGAACTTGATAATAAGGTAATTATCACAGGAAGAGACCCTAAAAAATTGGCTCAAATCAAAAGCCAATACCCAAACATTGAAACTTTTGCACAAGATTTGACCCAGCCCCAAGCTCTTGATGATTTAGCCGCTTTTATTAAAGAAAATCACCCTGATTTAAACATTTTGATAAACAACGCGGCGGTGCAGTACAATTATTTGTTTACTGAAGAACGTGATTACGCCCAAAAAATAGATTACGAACTGGCTATAAATCTGGCTATTCCGATGAAGTTAAGTGTTAATTTGCTTCCTATTTTGTTGAAAAACAAAAATTCGGCAGTGGTGAATGTCAGTAGTGGACTTTTTATTGCACCGAAAAAAACGGCTTCGGTGTATTGTGCCACCAAATCGGCATTGCATAGTTTTAGCCAAACGCTTCGTTATCAGTTAGAAAACACACCTGTTAAGGTATTTGAAATCGTGCCTTCGCTCATCGATACGCCAATGACTCAAGGGCGTGGCAAATCAAAAATCAGCCCTGAAAAGTTGGTTGATGAATTTATAAAAGGCTTTAAGTCAAATAAATACGAAATTTATATCGGCAAAACCAAATTGCTTAAATTCATACATCGCATTTTTCCGAAAGTGGCTTATAACATAATGAAAAACGGATTGTAATCACTTAAAAATCAAAGATAAAATTCATATGGAAAATCAGTTTAGTAATATGGATATAGAAAACATCTTAAAAGAAACCCCTGAGGCGTACAATGTGTTTCAAAAAATGCCCCTTTCGCACCGAAACGAATACATCAAGTGGATAAACGAAGCCAAAAAGCAAGAAACCAAAGAAAGGCGTTTGGAGAAAATGATAAGTATGTTACTTGATAAAATAAACAAGGAAAAACAATGAAAACACTTTTAAAATTAGAATACATCGCTCTTTTCGTGTTGGGCGTTGTGATGTTTGGGCAATCAGAATACGAATGGTGGTGGTTTTTAGTGCTATTCTTCGTGCCTGATTTGTCTATGGTGGGCTATTTGTCAAATCCTAAAATTGGGGCAATGTTTTATAATTTTGCTCATCACTTCGGGACGGCTGTTATTGCTTTTGTGTTAGGTAAATATCTATCTATAAATGAATTGACACTAGCAGGAGGTATTCTATTGGCTCATTCGGCTTTTGATAGAATCTTAGGCTTTGGACTCAAATACAGCGATGATTTTAAAAACACACATTTGGGAAAAATTGGAAAAGAAAGTAATTAAAAATATTTATTAAATCAAAAATTATGAAGCTAACTATCAACGAAAATCTATACCTCAAATTGGTAAAACTATCTGACGCGACGGATATTTTTAACACAATTGACCACCAACGCGAATATTTGGGCGAATGGTTGCCTTTTGTTCAGTATATCAAAGAGGTTGCTGATGAGGAAAATTTCCTAAAATCAGTTTTGGAAACAATGGAGCAAACGCAAGAATATATTTTTTGTATCCGCAAAGATGAGAAGTTTGTGGGGCTTATCAGTTTTATCAAACCGGATATTGCCAATCAGAAAACGGAAATTGGTTATTGGATTTCAAAGGATTATCAAAAGCAAGGCGTTGTAACTCAGGCTACCAAAAGGCGTGGGAACTTTTGCACGAACGATTTTCGGCAGAAGAAATAGAAGAACATCGCTATTTTTTACGCAATCGTTTTGAAATTGGCGGTTTGCGAAAAGACACGGGCAAAGCCGAAATTATTTTTCATTTTGAAAAAGAATTTAGCGACCTTTGCCACCGAGAACAGAAACAAAAAATCAGTGAATATTTTTTGACCGCCCTTCGTGTTTTTGCCCAAAAACAAAAGAAAATCAATTATAATTTTGAGTTGATGTTGGCTGATTTTGAGCGAATTGTGAAGGATTGGCAAAAATGAATTGAATCAAAACAAACAAGAAAAAAATGTACAAGACATCATTTAAAATATCAAAAATGGATTGCCCTTGCGAAGTGCAAATGATAAAAATGAAGCTTGCAGAGTTGCAAAATATTCATTCAATGGAATTTAGCATAGATAATAGACTGTTAATTGTTTTTCATAGTGGTAACTATCAGCAGATTTTTCAGCACCTTAAAAGCCTACAATTAGACACTTCTCTGATTGATAGCAGTGCTGCAGATGATTACTCAAAAACAAATGACACCAATGAAAGAGTATTGCTCTGGCGTGTTTTATATATCAATTTTTTCTTTTTTATTTTAGAAATGGCAACAGGATTTTTATCTGGTTCTATGGGGCTTATCGCCGATAGTTTGGATATGCTTGCTGATAGCTTAGTGTATGGACTTGCTTTATTAGCTGTTGGTACGAGTATCATTTATAAAAAACGCATTGCAAAAATAGCAGGTTATTTTCAAATATTTCTTGCCATTATCGGACTTGTAGAAGTCATTAAGCGATTTATTGGCAGTGAATCCATTCCTCATTTTCAAACGATGGCTTTTGTTTCGTTGCTGGCACTTATTGGTAACGCTCTTTGCTTGTATTTATTGCAAAAGAACAAAAGCCAAGAAGCTCATATGCAAGCCAGTATGATTTTTACTTCTAATGATGTCATTATCAATATAGGGGTGATTATTGCTAGTGGATTGGTTTATTTGACTAATTCTAAATCTCCTGACCTTATCATCGGAGCCATTGTATTTTGCATTGTTTGGCAAGGGGCAATAAAAATTTTAAAACTCTCAAAATAATGTAAATTAACTTTAATTAAAAAAGGAAATCATATGAAAAACGAATGTAAAATCATCGGCATCGCGGTACGCACAACCAATGCCAACGGACAAGCCGCAACAGATTTGGGCAAACTTTGGGGGCAATTTATGAGCGACACCATTTCAAAAATCCCCAATACCATTTCGGGGGAAATTATCGCGATTTACACCGATTATGAAAGTGATTATCAAGGGGCTTATACCGCGATTATCGGGAAGAAAGTCAGTTCGTTAGATGAAATTCCAAAAGGAATGATTGGGCGAGAATTTCCTGCTACAAAATTTCAGAAATTCATTGCCAAAGGAGAAATGCCCAATGCTGTTATGCAGACTTGGAAAACCATTTGGGAACAAGATGAAGTGCTGAATCGTGCCTACCAGTACGATTTTGAAGTGTATGGTGAAAAATCTCAAAACGGCAATGAATCCGAAGTGGAGATTTTCGTTTCGGTGAAATAAAATAAGCTGAGTAACAAAAATTGTATTTTTCAAAAGAGGAAATCTAAATATATGACAAAACTAGACCCAATCATTGCAGTAAAAAATGTAGAAGCGAGTGCGAAATGGTATCACAAAATATTCGGATTTGGGAATATGCACGGAGGAGACCATTTTGCTGTATTAACGGACAAAAATAATCAAGTGGTACTTTGTTTACACGCTTGGGAAACGGACGATCATCCAACAATGGAAAATCCAAATATTCCCACAGGAAATGGATTACTGCTGTATTTTAGAACAGAAAATTGGCAAGAAATAAGACAAAATATTGAAAAAATTGGTTGGACAATTGAACGAGAAATTCATCAAAATCCAAATTCACGCAAACAGGAATTTTCATTCAGAGACCCAGATGGTTATTACATTACTGTGTCAGAACTTCATTCTTATGAAGGTTAATTTATGAAGTAAGAAAGTGAAAATGTGAAAAACTTGCAAAGTTTGAATACAGTGTAAGTTGTTGAAAATGGTAGAAAAAGCAATTAATTTACACGAAAAAGCTCACGAATTTTGTTTTATTGCCAATTCTATTAATTTTCCTATTGGACTTAATCCGATAATAAAAACCAAAAATATGAAACTCACAATCAACGAAAATCTGTATCTCGAATTGATAAAAGTATCGGATTCTGAAACCATTTTCAATATCATCAACACACAAAGAGAATATTTGGGCGAGTGGTTGCCTTTTGTTCAGTATATTAAGGAGGTTGCCGATGAGGAAAATTTTATAAAATCAGCTTTGGAAACGATGGAACAGACCAAAGAATATGTATTTTGCATTCGGAAAGACGGAAGACTGGTGGGGCTTATTAGTTTTATCAAACCCGATATTGCCAACCAAAAAACAGAAATAGGTTATTGGATTTCAAAGGATTATCAAAAACAAGGCATTGTAACTCAGGCTACCAAAAGGCTGTGCGAATTCGCCTTTAACGAGTTGGGAATGAACCGCGTTCAGTTGCGATGTGCGGTGGGCAATCTGCCGAGTAAAGGCATTCCCAAGCGATTGGGATTTACCTTCGAGGGCATCGAGCGACATGGCGAACGCGTTTCGGAAGGCATTTTCAGAGATTTGGAGGTTTACAGCAAACTGAAAGACAAGTTTTTAACACTGTAAAAAGCAAAAAAAATATCTAAAACAATTTTGTATATTCGTTTTAGCATTAATAAAGTTTAACTATTAAATTTTCTAAAACAATGAAAGTAAAGAATTTATTATCAGCTATATTTGTATTTGTAACGGCAATCCAAATGTTTTAATTTCAACAGTTTCTTTTGATCAAAATGGTAACCAAACAGATAGTAATACAAATATTTGGACGGTTACAAAAACAGGCAACAAGTTAAATGTTGAAGGCATTGGTAAATTACTCTTAGACAAAAAAGGAAGAGTTGTACTTTGGGGTAATGCTATTTTATCGTATGATAACAACGACAATATAGTAAAATTTGACGATTCTGGATTTTTTTATGATACGAAAAAAGCATCACAATTGCATGTAAACCTACCTCAATGGTTTAAATCGTTATTTTTCTTCCAATCATTTATGAGTACAGGAGAAAACAATATCAAAAAAATATCCGACAATAACGATGAATTTACTTTTACACATGTGTACAATGAATTAGGATATGCAACTCTTACTCAATTTGACGCTGTTTTGATAGAATACGAATACATCAAAAAGTAATAATTATTCACAAAAACACTTGAAACCAAGTACTCTTTTCGGTACTTGGTTTTATTTTTTTAACATAAATAAAATTTAAAACAAAAAATTCTTTGATAGCATTGATTTTTTTATTTGATTTGTTGTTTATTTATTTCAAATCGTAATGAGAAAAAATTTATTGTTTTATTTCTTGCTTAGTCAAACGGCTATTTTTGCTCAAAATAGCAATGTTTCTTTGGAATGGAAAGAACATACTACGTATATTTCTGAAAAGCAATACTCTTTTCCAACTGTTGCAAATGCTCCTTTTCATTTTGACAGTGCATTGGGGCTTCCTATCGTTGTAAAAAACATCGACGAATCAAATGAAATCATTCCTGCAACAGTGAGAATTTCTAATCTCAAAACCAAACGTTTACAAAAAAAATACAAAGACCTCAACATCGCAAACATTCCTTCTCAATTAAACTATCAGCTTTCAATAGGAAAAAGCGAACGTGGAATTGTGAATCAACTGAATTATATCCCATTTGTAAAAATAGGTAAAGAAATTCATCAAATAGTATCATTTGACATACAGTATCAAACAAGTAACTACACAGCTTTCTCTACTGTTACATGGCCTACTCAGTCTGTGTTAGCATCGGGTAACTGGTACAAAATAAAAATCGACGAAACGGGAATTTATAAATTAGATAAAAACGCCCTAACACAAATGGGGATTCCATCTAATGTAGATCCACGTACCATAAAAATTTATGGATACGGCGGTCGTCCATTGCCAAAACTCAACAAAAACAATAAATATTTTGATCTTCCACAAACAGCTATTTATTTTCATGGAGAAAATGACGGCGTTTTAAATGACAATGATTACCTACTCTTTTACGGAGTCGGAACAAAAAAATGGGACACCGAATACGCCTCGCATATCAACCCATATAGCGA
Coding sequences within it:
- a CDS encoding IS5 family transposase — its product is MFVVLDKVTIVEEIIPHLPKRKRGFKPRSTINEIINCILYKLKTGIQWAFLPMEQLFSEVVSSYKTVFGHYRKWCKEGAWEVCWVEILKKNKSKIDCSSCDFHGSQTPAKKGGEQVGYQARKKAKTTNSLYLSDRQGLILAMSQPISGEHHDLYNIETHFQEITSILKKAEISTEGLFVNFDAGFDSENLRKITASEGIIANICENKRNQKSASETEHYFDKKLYKERYAIERSNAWMDSFRSVLNRFDTTVSSWIGFNYFAFIVLGLRKFKQKKSR
- a CDS encoding DNA alkylation repair protein, producing MTHEIQNRKGATKLENIPQQVLELLNAGKIVSVNLTEWLAVNHITLVASTFSEMGISDAYISEIQNVIKNQKKPSTMNTIKLIGAFLYEKYAQSTDYLAVFEKLSTHLSDSVRCYATYFMALNTDFSLEKKLGLLQPLVADKHFGVREVVWMALRPELSENLAFSIDFLSVWAENEDENIRRFCSEALRPRGVWCSHIETLKNSPELALPILEKLKSDSAKYVQDSVGNWLNDASKSRPDFVQELCKRWEKESPTKSTEYIIKKALRTILK
- a CDS encoding YdeI/OmpD-associated family protein, which gives rise to MDKDLQQMTREQLILEVEKLRNAIRKHRDCSGHDLCWFHPDLWNLLPEKYEVDICVPQWDKFMQGCIQYRKSLDEQLPNAPRTTIDFEETKIMETNKMPHSTDIENILKETPEAYAVFQKLSPSHKNEYIQWINEAKKQETKERRLEKMIIMLLNKKENQ
- a CDS encoding alpha/beta hydrolase translates to MKKLIVISDLWGVKQSQWWQYYTETLSKHFEVIFYDACQLGQIDVSQYTEVALHQQFMDGGVLQSVQNLTHKEKETFAILGFSIGGYIAWRALHSGLKAQHLVAVSSTRLRYETIPPKAQLHLFYGKEDHHLPSTAWYDTMKTSPYLFDEAYHNFYQKEHIAQQICEYIQNKML
- a CDS encoding HU family DNA-binding protein; amino-acid sequence: MSIKYKVIEKGQPGVAGGGTKKFYANVVTEGELSVDDLVKQIEKFSALSEADIRGVIIALENVIQQGLADSKIIRLEKLGSLYPTLSSNGVATEKEFTANQIKSVSVNYRPGTRIVEAMKAAGFEKKK
- a CDS encoding multidrug efflux SMR transporter → MKYFYLALSIILEVTGSAFLNKSEGFSKLVPSLVTIIAFGACFFFFSQSLKEIPLGIAYAIWAGSGLVLTALVSVFIFKQSLDLAGIIGIAFILVGVIILNVFSKSSGH
- a CDS encoding isoprenylcysteine carboxylmethyltransferase family protein, yielding MLQLKIPPVIVLAVFASMIVAIPYIFPFDAFQSMGLCIFFIVLGAMIALSGVLEFRKLSTTVNPTTPEKSSRIVDTGIYRFSRNPMYLGMATVLVGLVFGFGNYFSWLAVVGFVVYITQFQILPEERVLKQIFGKPYEEYLTKVRRWL
- a CDS encoding SDR family oxidoreductase is translated as MKLSNNTILITGGSSGIGWALAERFYELDNKVIITGRDPKKLAQIKSQYPNIETFAQDLTQPQALDDLAAFIKENHPDLNILINNAAVQYNYLFTEERDYAQKIDYELAINLAIPMKLSVNLLPILLKNKNSAVVNVSSGLFIAPKKTASVYCATKSALHSFSQTLRYQLENTPVKVFEIVPSLIDTPMTQGRGKSKISPEKLVDEFIKGFKSNKYEIYIGKTKLLKFIHRIFPKVAYNIMKNGL
- a CDS encoding YdeI/OmpD-associated family protein → MENQFSNMDIENILKETPEAYNVFQKMPLSHRNEYIKWINEAKKQETKERRLEKMISMLLDKINKEKQ
- a CDS encoding DUF4260 domain-containing protein yields the protein MKTLLKLEYIALFVLGVVMFGQSEYEWWWFLVLFFVPDLSMVGYLSNPKIGAMFYNFAHHFGTAVIAFVLGKYLSINELTLAGGILLAHSAFDRILGFGLKYSDDFKNTHLGKIGKESN
- a CDS encoding GNAT family N-acetyltransferase, coding for MKLTINENLYLKLVKLSDATDIFNTIDHQREYLGEWLPFVQYIKEVADEENFLKSVLETMEQTQEYIFCIRKDEKFVGLISFIKPDIANQKTEIGYWISKDYQKQGVVTQATKRRGNFCTNDFRQKK
- a CDS encoding cation transporter, encoding MYKTSFKISKMDCPCEVQMIKMKLAELQNIHSMEFSIDNRLLIVFHSGNYQQIFQHLKSLQLDTSLIDSSAADDYSKTNDTNERVLLWRVLYINFFFFILEMATGFLSGSMGLIADSLDMLADSLVYGLALLAVGTSIIYKKRIAKIAGYFQIFLAIIGLVEVIKRFIGSESIPHFQTMAFVSLLALIGNALCLYLLQKNKSQEAHMQASMIFTSNDVIINIGVIIASGLVYLTNSKSPDLIIGAIVFCIVWQGAIKILKLSK
- a CDS encoding GyrI-like domain-containing protein, which produces MKNECKIIGIAVRTTNANGQAATDLGKLWGQFMSDTISKIPNTISGEIIAIYTDYESDYQGAYTAIIGKKVSSLDEIPKGMIGREFPATKFQKFIAKGEMPNAVMQTWKTIWEQDEVLNRAYQYDFEVYGEKSQNGNESEVEIFVSVK
- a CDS encoding VOC family protein, which codes for MTKLDPIIAVKNVEASAKWYHKIFGFGNMHGGDHFAVLTDKNNQVVLCLHAWETDDHPTMENPNIPTGNGLLLYFRTENWQEIRQNIEKIGWTIEREIHQNPNSRKQEFSFRDPDGYYITVSELHSYEG
- a CDS encoding GNAT family N-acetyltransferase, with the protein product MKLTINENLYLELIKVSDSETIFNIINTQREYLGEWLPFVQYIKEVADEENFIKSALETMEQTKEYVFCIRKDGRLVGLISFIKPDIANQKTEIGYWISKDYQKQGIVTQATKRLCEFAFNELGMNRVQLRCAVGNLPSKGIPKRLGFTFEGIERHGERVSEGIFRDLEVYSKLKDKFLTL